From a single Cryptococcus deuterogattii R265 chromosome 5, complete sequence genomic region:
- a CDS encoding pre-rRNA-processing protein IPI3 (genome sequence mistake) — protein MAPQELILSAPSSASTAAIHLHDLLTSSSVHAFKPCTTAPYSLAHVPTYNSQGGAVFAVQEDKALLHVWAWQKDQMHLKLHLPEKMTCFTVSPNGYWAAAGSPNGHIYLWELSSGLLVSSHTAHYRALTSLTFTPDSRLLISTSLDSSVHVYLVSQLIDPEDPSKAGKPYGTLKDHNLAVRCVGFGRVAGSEGGRLWTASDDGTVKMWSLHYPFDLLCTFVLPAACTPTTLAVDPSERFLYVGTTQGDVYHIPLFRKRNVVGGNSAAHAAAAALELEPQEDEWEAVGGGGAGASAPIRTTGAVISVNNNKNDAKRCTRQCRHFPRSFPLLHPSPRRHVCRQHPNPLSPLSPASTYPLPARWTRHASQHTPPSHRSRGQRRRQKR, from the exons ATGGCTCCCCAAGaactcatcctctcagCCCCGTCCTCGGCTTCCACAGCGGCAATACACCTCCATGACCTCctcacttcctcctccgtACACGCATTCAAACCGTGCACAACTGCACCCTACTCGCTCGCACATGTCCCCACCTACAACTCCCAAGGAGGCGCAGTCTTTGCAGTCCAAGAAGACAAGGCTCTCCTCCACGTCTGGGCATGGCAAAAG GACCAAATGCATCTCAAGCTGCATCTGCCTGAAAAGATGACCTGCTTCACCGTCTCTCCCAACGGCTACTGGGCAGCAGCCGGCTCGCCCAACGGCCACATCTACCTCTGGGAACTATCTTCTGGCCTCTTGGTATCTTCCCATACCGCTCATTATAGGGCTTTGACCTCTTTGACATTCACTCCCGATTCTCGTCTCTTGATTTCCACATCGCTGGATTCTTCAGTGCACGTCTACCTCGTATCCCAGTTGATCGATCCAGAGGATCCTAGTAAAGCGGGGAAGCCGTATGGAACGCTCAAGGATCATAATCTAGCAGTGAGGTGTGTCGgatttggaagagttgCCGGTAGCGAAGGGGGCAGATTATGGACTGCTTCAGATGATGGCACCGTCAAA ATGTGGTCCCTCCACTATCCATTTGATCTCCTCTGCACATTCGTTCTTCCCGCCGCATGCACCCCTACCACACTCGCCGTCGACCCTTCCGAACGATTCTTGTACGTCGGCACGACCCAAGGCGACGTCTACCACATCCCGTTGTTCCGGAAACGAAACGTCGTTGGCGGTAACTCTGCTGCCCacgccgccgccgccgccctCGAGTTGGAGCCACAGGAGGACGAATGGGAAGCCGTCGGCGGAGGAGGCGCAGGTGCATCTGCACCTATCAGAACCACAGGCGCTGTCATCtctgtcaacaacaacaagaaTGACGCTAAAAGATGCACCCGCCAATGCCGTCACTTCCCTcgctctttccctctcctccacccatctcctcgTCGGCACGTCTGCAGGCAACATCCAAATCCactctctcccctctcaCCAGCATCTACGTACCCTCTCCCCGCACGCTGGACCCGTCACGCATCTCAGCACACTCCTCCGTCCCACCGATCTCGTGGGCAGCGTAGGCGCCAAAAGCGATGA